A window of Halobacillus naozhouensis genomic DNA:
CCAACACATCTAACAGGTTTACACTAACCGCTTTAGGTCAAAGAGCCCTAAATAGAGTTAGGGGTTCTCTTCCTAACTTTGCTGATATTGACACAGTCAGTAACATTGTGGAAGAGTTTAGGGCCTCAAGTTTAAGAGAACTTTTAGAAGGTGTGTATGAAGAATACGATGTTACAACTTATAATATGGGTGAGATAATTGAACCACTAAAATATTTTCAAATAAGTGAGTCACCAAATGTTTAGAAATAAAGTCAAACCTTTTCGCAATTTAAAATATCTTACTGGGAACGGCATTTTAACTATAGCGATAGCGTTAATTATTGCTATAGCTCTTTTTTTGTTTGTTTATTTTATTGACCACCCAAAACCTGGTTTTGAGTATATTAATAAAAACATTGAGCATTTACTTTCATTTAGAGAAGGCATTCAACAAATTTTGTTTCGTTTCTCCCCCTTTATAGTTACAGTAGTAATCGCTATATCATCTTTAACTGTAAACTCTTTTACAGGCTCTTTTTTTGCGAATCTTATTAGTGATTTAACCTTAAAAATTTTAGTGGGTTACACAACAGGTTTTTTACTTTTTCATACATTAACTGCTTGGTTTATACCGATCAATTTAAAGGATCAAACCACTATAGATTTGAAAGAGAATTTAGTGTCCCTTATTTTTTTTGATGCTTCTATAGCATTTATCAACATTCTGTTGGCAATATTGGTCAGTATACATATATTTTTTTATTCTTGGCCAAAAACTTTAAAGGATAAGTTTGCATTATCCATTAAATATTATTTGAATAAATTAGATATTGGCTATTCTGAAAAAAATACGAAGAAGAAGAAGAAAATTGATAAGTATAAAAGTATAATGAATCGCTATATAATATGGTTTACAAACCTACTATCTAACTCAATAAAATCAAAAGATTTTGAAGTGATTGAGGGGATTGTAGTTGAGTTAATAGATGTTTGGAAGTTCATGATACAAATTAATGAGGAAAAGCAATCCAAATTAGATAAAGAGTTTTATAAACTTCTAGACTTGATTGACGAAAATGGTGATTACATCGAAAAAAATAAAGTCAATGATGAATTCGCTGAAGTGTTTGAAGAAAGTCTTGAAACAATTATTTCAGTTTTTACAAACGCTTTTAAGCAAGGTTATGAAGAAAAAGAATATTTTGTTTGTGAAATTATTATCGATAAATTATATCAATTTACAATAGGCAATTCAGGGACGCTAAGTAGAGATGATTTGGAAAAGGTTTTAGATATTTATAGTAGGTTATTTGAAATATCTATAAAAGATGAAAGTGATAAAGACTCTCTTCTATCCACAAAAATAATAAAAAGTACTAATTCCATTTATGCTGATAACATACATAAAATAAATGATTTAAGTATCTATTTTAGTTATCTATATAATAGTGTCGATAATGGGGAATATAGGTTTCTAAATACTGCCTTAGAGTACTTCGGGAAAATATTTGATGAAGAAAATCTTAATAGCAGTATGTACAATGACACACTTAATCAGTTATATAAACTAATGCTATTTTCATTGAAAAAGAAGAGAATGCGTAGCTTTGCAAACTTAGTTAGGTTTTGTGTTACTTCTAATCTTAACTTAACTAAAATTAATGATATTTTGGTAAAGAATATTAAAACCGAAGATTCATCAATATTTGATGATGTATTTGAAGAGTTTGGGTTGTCTGATAAAAGATTAAATAAAGATCCGGACTACTACAATAATGTGAAAATTTATGTTGTCTGGTACAGTTATTATCTATTGCAACGTCAAATTAGTTCTGACAGAATTGCTCAAGAATATCATAATCTTACCGTGGCTAATATAAAAAACAATGTTCCATTTAAGTTTGTAAGAACGTTGTTACTAGATTTAGAAACACATTCTGACAGCTGGAATACTCTATTTGTAAATCAGTGTTCTCACTTTTTTCTATTAACGTGTGGATTGTTGGTGAATAAACGAGATATTAATCAGAAAGTAGAAAACCAATTAAAAAAATTGGCGGAATCTTCATATCTTAAGGAATTAACTTCTTATGTAATAAAGGGTAAGACTTAGATTCATAAGTAATGGAGATAAGAAGGCAAGTATGATTTCTCCCAGCGTACAAGGTTTTTTGTGGCTAACAACGTTCCTTATTTTATACTCTTAGAACCCCAGTTGCTAACTTCTAACTTTATAAAAAAGAATTCCTCCTATCTTTACTATCGAAAGTTTAGGAGGGTGTCAAGAAGAACTAGGTTACTTTTTTATGAGCTCTCAATAATTTGAGAGCTTATTATTTTTGCTGAAGTGGACCATTTGTGGACCAAAAACATAATAAACTTTCAAAAGTCATCCTAATTAGTCTGATTTACAGTTCATAAAAACTGATATAACAGCGTTCTTTACTGGAACGTCTGAAGGCTTCCTACCCGGTCATTCACCTTGACAGGGTGGAGGTCGTTGGTTCGAGCCCAATCGGAATCATCCATCAAAGTGCCGGAATGGCGCGGTTTCCTAAAAAGGGGAGGCCGCGTCATTTCTTTTTATGGGAATAGGATTACATGGGCGTTACCCTCATTAACCTGGGTAGAAAATAAACCTCTCTTTCTGATATAAGCACGTTGAGGGTAACTCTGATTTGAATGAAACAAACACGAATGAATATGATTAACTCATTAAAAATATCCGTATTTGATCACAACTCCTTCACACCAACAAGGAAAGCGCTATCATTAGACTGGCGGGGAAAAATGTTTGGTTCACCCCTCTTGAGATGTTGAGCCAGATGATTTATAATCCAATAATACAATCTTTATTATTTTCAAAAAACGAACGATGTTTTTTGGATCTATTAATCTCATACTTTTACAAATGCATAGTTAGCTAGCGTTGATTGTTATGGGTCACACTATAACAGGAGCAATTTCTGGAGAGAATGCAATTCGTTGCATCGCCGAAGGGTTCACAATCTCAGGCAAAGGGACAGAAGAATAATAAATACTTATTTGTTATTCTGACATCTAAAGAGGCTGGGGACCCCCAATCTCTTTTTTTTATATTCTATATCGAATATAGAGGAGTTCTAAACAATTGAATGAGGGAGTTAGGATAACATGGAGAGAATTTATAATTTTTCAGCAGGTCCTTCCATACTGCCACTGCCAGTATTAGAGAGGGCGCAACGGGAATTAGTGAATTATGCTGATTCAGGCATGTCTGTGATGGAGTTAAGTCACCGGTCTGAATTATTTACAGAAATTATTACGGAAGCAGAGCGGCTGCTTCGGGAACTAATCGGGATCCCGAAGAATTACAAAGTATTATTTGTGCAAGGCGGAGCTTCACAGCAGTTTGCCATGGTGCCCATGAATCTTCTTAATAAAAGTGGAAAAGCGGATTATGTCAATACAGGGTCATGGTCGAAGAAGGCGATTAAAGAAGCTGAGAAATATGGTGATATTCGCGTCATCGCTTCTTCAGAAAATGCGAAATTTACGCATATACCGACTGTCGACAGCAGTATGATAGATCGAGAAGCCGATTATGTTCATATTACGACGAATAATACCATAGAAGGTACAGCTTTCCACGATATTCCTGATACGGGAGAAGTGCCACTTGTAGCGGATATGTCATCTAATATTTTATCTGAGGAATTAGATGTCTCTCAATTCGGACTGATTTATGCGGGGGCGCAAAAAAATATTGGTCCTGCTGGCCTGACCGTTGTGATTATTCGCGAAGATTTAATCGGGAAAACTCCAGAAAACTGTCCGGCCATGCTCAATTATGAAACGCACAGTGACAGCGGATCTTTATATAATACGCCGCCGACATTTGGAATTTATATGGCAAAATTGGTTTTTGAATGGCTCAAGCAAGCTGGCGGGCTTAAGGAAATGGAGCGTATGAACCGTGATAAAGCTCAAATCCTTTATGATTCCATTGAGAAGTCAGATCTGTTTACTTCTCCTGTAGATAAGGGCAGCCGTTCGATCATGAACATTCCATTTGTCAGTACGTCGGCTGAGGCAGATGCTGCTTTTATTAAGGAAGCTAAAGCGAAGGGGCTTGAGACGTTGAAAGGCCATCGTTCTGTAGGCGGCATGCGTGCCAGCCTTTATAATGCGATGCCGATAGAAGGAGTCGAATCATTGGTTACGTTTATGGAAGAATTTGAACATAAATATAAATAAAAGGGGAGATCAAAATGGGCACGGTAACGGTAAATCAGGTAAATACGATCAAAACGTTTAATAACATTGCACAGCGTGGCTTGGACGTATTCGACAAGGTGAATTATACAATAGATAATGAGAGTCAAAGTCCTGACGCGATTGTTGCTCGCAGCTATAACATGCATAATATGAAGTTTGACAAAAATCTAAAAGCCATTGCAAGAGCAGGGGCTGGTGTCAATAATATTCCCGTTGAAGATTGCACAGAACGTGGAGTCGTCGTGTTTAACACACCGGGTGCTAATGCGAATGCTGTAAAAGAAATTGTGCTGACCTCATTGATGGCATTATCTCGTAACCTATTTTCAGGTGTATCCTGGGCCAAGACGTTAAAAGGAAAAGGTGAAGAGATACCGAGTCTTGTGGAAACGGGTAAGAAACAATTTATCGGGCAAGAAATTAAGGGAAAGACTCTGGGTGTCATCGGTTTAGGAGCGGTTGGTTCTCTCGTAGCAAATGATGCACTGGACCTCGATATGGATGTGATCGGGTTTGATCCCTTTATTTCTGTCAACACAGCCTGGAATCTTTCACGCAATGTACAACGCGCGATGTCCATGCAGGAGCTGTTTGCTTATTCTGATTACATTACTGTTCATGTCCCATTAACGAAGGATACTAAGGACATGTTCAATGAAGAAACATTTAACACGATGAAACAAGGTGTAAACATTTTAAACTTTTCACGCGGCGGTTTGGTGAACGAAGAGGATATGGCTGCTGCCCTTGAAAGTGGTAAGGTTGGTAAGTATGTGACTGATTTTCCGAATGAAAATATCCTGGAAATGAAAAATGCGATTCCGCTTCCGCATCTTGGTGCCTCCACTAAAGAATCAGAGGAAAACTGTGCCATTATGGCGGCGCGTCAGGTTCAGGACTTTCTGGATACAGGAAACATTAAAAATTCAGTAAACTTCCCAAATGCATCTCTTCCTTATACAGGGAAGCGGCGTGTGACAGCATATCACCAAAACGTTCCAAATATGGTGGGTCAAATTACGTCTGCTTTATCCAATTACAACTTGAACATCGCTGATATGGTGAATAGAAGCCGAGAAGGTTATGCCTATACGATGATTGATATTGACAATGAAGTAAACGGGGATGTTCTTCCTGAATTAGCAGATAACATTGAGGGGATTGAAGGGATGGTTTCGGTCCGGATTATTTAAATAAGTAAAATTAATTGCCAGAACATTTATGCGCTTTTTGCAATAATGTTCTGGCTATTTTTGGGTTTGTGAAAGTTTTTGGGAGGCTAAACCAGGTATTTAAGAATCACGCTGGAAAAACTTCACTACAAGTTAACAAGGTGGTTCAAGAGATTTAAAAGTATTTCTTATAGATTTGCTCGGCAGTCCTTACGGCTATAGCTTGAGTGGTTAACGTTGGATTTGCACTACCCAGTCCATTGTTCAGGACACTGTTATCTGCTATAAACAATCGGTTGACTTGAAATGATTCACAGTTTTGATCAACAACATAACCCATTCTCATAGTACTCATGATATGAATCATCATACCGTCGGGCCAATCTGAATGGATCACTTTTCTTGCCCGAGCTTGAAGGAGAATGTCTGCTGCGATTTTTACTAATTTTCGTTTTTTTCTTAGTGTGTTTGTGGTCGGAGTATAGCGTATCGATGGGATGGGTCCATTTTCGTCAGGAGTTTCGGTTAAAACCGAGACGCCGTTTCTTATATCAACTTCGTCATCCGTACAAATTAGGATATTAAGAGAGGATTTATAATCTCCCATTAACTCTATTAATTCTTTCCCCATTACCCGTCCTTTTTGAATACCATATTGTTCCGACTGCGTTGCTCCTGATTTTCCTAACGCATAGGTAAAGCTTGCCATTAACCCTGGGCTGGTTCCAATGGTTTGAATAGATCCTAATCCGGGGTGATCTAACCTGGCACCTGATGTATGGCCGACAAAGGGATTAACCTCAGAACATCCCAGTATGGGGAGCAGATCTTTTTCATTAAAAATTCCAGTAACCATATCCATCTGATGATTCACTAGGCCCCGGCCAACCCATTGATTAACAGGCAGAGAGGAATTGAGCCACAATCGTGGGGTTTCAATCGCACCAGCAGCGACAATAATGCAGTCGGCAAATAATTCATCCCGTACCCCTGTCCATGTGTTTCTCACTTTTACTCCAATAGCCTTTAGCCCTTCTTCAGGGTGGTATTCAGTGATGATGTTATACGAAAATGTGTTAGGGAGGATTTCCACATTACCGGTTTTTAAAGCTAAAGGCACATAGCTGACATTGGTAGAACGCTTAGCAATTTTATCAACGGATGGGCCTATGGGACAGCCATTTATACAATGGCCCGCAAGTGTACAGCCTTCCATCCATGATAGCTGCTCCTCAGAGTACGCTGGATTAAGAAAATTTGCATTGGGAGGCAAAATCGCATTGGGCTGCGGGCGGAATCCAGGAGCCTCCACATTAAGAGTAGCTAATAGATCCCAGCCGGCTTTTCTTGCTCCAAAATAAAAAAGCTCTTCTTTAGAGGTAGTGGGAGCAAATTCTACGGGAAGTTCAGCTTCAACTTTCTCGTAATAAGGAACTAATTCATGATAGGTCAGCGGCCATTCACTATCAATTGAGGCTGGAAATGCACGGGGCGAATTGGCTAAATAGTGCTGAGTAGTGCCTCCCACCCCGGAATTTTGCCATACAAATCCCCTTTGCTGGTATGATCGATTCCAGGGCGGGTGCTCACGGTTGGCAGGCCCCCAACGCAGTTTGCCTGTTATTTGGTTATTCATATTATTTTCCAATCTATTATAATTCTCCTTAAACAGCCCCACATCTAAATCATTAGGACATCTGCTGGAAACGCCACCTGCTTCGGTATTCGGATGTGGCCACATCTTATTTCCGTACCATGGGCCAGCTTCCAGTATAAGCACATGCAGCCCCTGTTCACCAAGTTCCTTTGCAATAACGGCTCCGCCGCCACCTGCCCCGATCACGATCACGTCCTGTTTTTGCATAAGTAATCACTCCGACTTTAAGTTTTGCATCTTTAATAAAAAACCTCTGAAATCTCGATAACCAAAAGAAGGTCCGGGATATCCTGTATAGGTCCAACTGATGGGATAGGTGCGAAGCTGTCTAAAACTAGGTGGATTACACCGAGTATCACCATATCCAAACCATTCAGAATAATAGCCGAAATAGGTTAATTGATAGATAGAATCGATCATTATCCGTATTAAGACAGGATTATTTTGATAAGGAACTGGAAGAGTATCAAGAGGCACTTGTAGATTATGTAAGCGGTCGATGGCCATTAGTCGGTCCTTCCTGGGTAACGTTGAAAATAGTCCGTTGCAGGGAGGAAAGGAATAGGCGGACAGTAAATTGTAACGTTCCTGATATTCATAAAAAGCTGATAAATCAAGAAGCTGAGAGGTTTCGCTCGCTAATGGTGTTGGCAGGTTGTCAAACAACATAAGCAGGTACTCCCAAACATACAAATCCACCCCGCCATACTGAAATGTCCACCCAGATGGGGATGTCCTCACAATAGATGGAATAAGAACATCCACAATAGCCATAAAATTTAATCGAGTAGTGTACGCCCAATTACGGGGGTTAGTTGATGATAGCATGTCACACCTCTTTATTTATCGATTCTTAAGGGGATACTTTATTTTAGACTTTGAGGGGAATAAATATGATATTAATTGGTCGATTTCGCCGTAGAGCATGTCATCCTATATTGGAAGGATTATTGAAAAAACTGACTGTACATATTTAGCGGCCAAAATATGGTAAAATATAGTCGGTATCACAAAGGTTTTTTAAAAAGAAGTATTGTTAGGGAAGGTGGGAGTTTAGATGAATCGTAAAACAAAATCAATAATTGGATTAATAGGGTCTCTGATCGTATGTCTATTTGGTTCATACCGCCTAGTGGTTGAAGCCCCTTACACTGAGAGTTTATTGATTGTTCCAATAGCGTTTGCGGTAACAGGTTTTATAGGGATTATTGGAAATGCAGGTAATTTAAAAAAGATAAATAACAATTCTCATTAAAAAAAGCAGTGAAGTTTATTACCAGATTTAGGTGGTGTCCCGTTTTGAAAAGGAATTTCCCTAATAAAATCCATATTATTGGTTCAGTGGGGAGCGGAAAAACAACGTTAGCAAGGGAGTTGTCTGAAAGCTAAATATCCCTTTTTATGAATTAGATAATGTAGGTTGACAACGAAACAAATATGGTGATAAAAGAAGAACAGATAAAGAAAGGGAGGAATATTTGGGTTCAATTGTTCGTTCCAAAAAGTGGATTATAGAGGGCGTGCATAAGGTCTATCAGGATGGACGCTATACGTTACAAAATTGATCTTTATGATCGGTAGTTAGGTCACCCAACGCTATGCTTAGGAGTGTGAAGCAATGAACGTTTTGATAGAACAGTATAATTGGATTCGATGTACGAGAGAAAAACTATTTCATTATTGTGAAACGATAACCCCAGAAGATTATACGTGCGAACTTGATCAATTTGGCTGGGGATCCATACGTAATTTGCACGTACACGTAGCGGAATGTTATCAATCCTGGCTTGGGAACTTTGGCCTTGAAAAAGGTCTTTCGTTGGCGACGCCGGACCTTGTGAGCAATGTGGGGGAGATGAGGCGGATTTTTGAAAAGGTAGACAGGCTTGTTATTGAGTTTCTTGAGAAGTTTGAAGGGCAGTGGAACCTTGGTATTTCAGGGTCTGTACCATGGCATGATGAGGAAGAAGAGCTAACTCCTCTCTGGCTTTACACTCATGCAGCTACTCATGAATTTCACCACAAAGGGCAAATCGTAGCGATGAGCAGGCAGTTAGGGTACACCCCGGATGATACCGATCTAATCGAGCCGTAATCAGAAGAATAGGCTAAAAGGCTTCATGTTAAATTTTATGGATGAAACCATTCAAGCAAAATGGCAGAATGACACGGTTTCCTATTAGAAGGAGGACCGTGCCATTTTTTATAATATGTAAATATTTTCTTTACTGGCTTGGATTGCTTGCAGTGTCACCTTGCTAAATATGCTGCTTTAGAAAAGTTAAGCCTGCTTGCGTGATGCGAGGATCTGATAAAGAAACAGTTAGAAAATCATCTGGCCCTTTGTTTAAGCCAAAACCTGATGCGAGACGGCATTTGAGCGTATGTTCCAGGACATCATAAAAGGATTCCTCACTTAGGTGACCTTGCCAGCGGTCGATCTGCTTTGGGTACTGATGAATTTCATTAAGGATTCGCGCGACTTCGCCATTAAATTCCTCACTCGATTTAAATATGATGAACACTCCTTTCTAGTATCTAGTCTACTAGAATTGCGTTGACTATCATAGCTCAAAAAAGAGAGCTGATGAATAGGTGTCTGCTTCTTTGTACAGGTAACCCTGCACAATGGAGCACGAAATGTCGGGGGGAGGCCATCTATTCCTGTTACTCTGAAAAGGAAGGAGGTCAGCTAATGGATTCGGTTAAGAGTATGAATGAAGCCATTGATTATATTGAAGAACATCTTCTGGACACCATTGATTTGAAGGAGACGGCGAGAAGGGCGTTTTGTTCTGAGTATCATTTTAGTCGGATGTTTTCGTTTCTTGCCGGTGTTTCGTTATCGGAATATATACGCCGCAGACGACTGACTCTGGCGGCATTTGAGCTCAAAAACAGCTCGGGAAAGGTTATCGATATAGCGTTGAAATACGGCTATAACTCACCAGATTCTTTTGCCCGCGCATTTTACAACGTTCACGGCCTTACACCGTCTGAAGCTAGAAAAAATGGCCATTCTCTCAAAGCTTATCCGCGAATGACCTTTCAATTAGCCATTCAAGGGGGAGAAGAAATGAACTATCGAATCGAAGAAAAACAGCCATTTCGGATTGTGGGCACGAAGAAAAGGGTTCCGATTATTTTTCAGGGTGAGAATCCGGAGATCGCAGCGATGTGGAAAACGTTAAATGAAGAGACAATTCGTAAACTTAAGGATCTTTCTAACGTCGAACCTGAAGGATTGATTCAAGCATCGACGAATTTTTCTGAGGGCAGGATGGAAGAAAAGGGGGAGTTAGATCATTATATCGGCTCCGCTACAACTAAGGAAGCGCCGGAGAACTTCGATCAGCTTGAAGTCCCGGCAACGACGTGGGCAGTATTTGAGGCGGTCGGTCCGTTTCCTGAGACGCTGCAAAACGTGTGGGGACGCATTTATTCGGAATGGTTCCCGTCCTCCACCTACGAACAAACAGAGGGACCTGAAATGTTGTGGAACGAGCATATGGATGTCAAGTCCTCAACTTTTACAAGTGAGATTTGGATCCCCGTTGTAAAAAAAGTATAAGGGCTTACACTCAAAAATCCCCATTCCTGGGTGCAGGAGGGGATTTTTGTGTTGCCTATTGATCGATCAGTTCAATTCTGTAAGTCCCACGCTCTGTGATTAACGAGAAACATGATTCATCAAATTGATATAAGCTCGTGTCTTCGAGGGGGATTTCGTAAAAGGATGACGGCAGCGGCTGGGGGGCGGGCGTTTCCGTTTGAATGGTTCCCGTGCCGTTTAATTGTAAGGCATGCATCGGTTCGTACTCGTCGAGGCGTCTCGTATTCGTTTCATAAGAGATTGAATTCAGCTGCATGAAGGTTTCGTCGTGATCTTCGAGTTCTTGTTTAGACACCTTAATCGTTTTTCCACTCCACTGCTGCAGCAATTCATTAAATTCCTCAACGGATAAGTAGTCTCGGCTCATAATAATCCCTCCTAATCCTTAGATTTTCCTAAGTGGCCTGAAATCATACGAAGGAGGGTCTGGAACGCTTTTGTTCTTGAATTGTCAGACAAATTAATTGACGACAGTTGTGTATAACAGCTAAAGTTACCGATAATAGGAACTATTTTATTCCAATCTAGAACGTGTTCATTAAAGGGGAAAGCTATGTTGGAAAAAATGACTAAAAACATCGATAGACTGGTGATTCCATTTCCATCAGGGATGCAAGAAGTGAATTGTTATTTGATCGAAGGCGATCAAGGCTACACGGTGATGGATACAGGCACTTATTCCAACGAGGCCAAAGCAGGGTGGGAGAAAGTGCTGAGGTCAGGGATGGTAATCGAAAAAGTTGT
This region includes:
- a CDS encoding type II toxin-antitoxin system antitoxin SocA domain-containing protein, with the translated sequence MKRGVLNKFLLLYLIESAGQGGIRGATRLQKMVFASEASTRESGDTNTFNYKFIRWHYGPYSKELKEDIEFLVSNNLIHANTSNRFTLTALGQRALNRVRGSLPNFADIDTVSNIVEEFRASSLRELLEGVYEEYDVTTYNMGEIIEPLKYFQISESPNV
- the serC gene encoding 3-phosphoserine/phosphohydroxythreonine transaminase, whose product is MERIYNFSAGPSILPLPVLERAQRELVNYADSGMSVMELSHRSELFTEIITEAERLLRELIGIPKNYKVLFVQGGASQQFAMVPMNLLNKSGKADYVNTGSWSKKAIKEAEKYGDIRVIASSENAKFTHIPTVDSSMIDREADYVHITTNNTIEGTAFHDIPDTGEVPLVADMSSNILSEELDVSQFGLIYAGAQKNIGPAGLTVVIIREDLIGKTPENCPAMLNYETHSDSGSLYNTPPTFGIYMAKLVFEWLKQAGGLKEMERMNRDKAQILYDSIEKSDLFTSPVDKGSRSIMNIPFVSTSAEADAAFIKEAKAKGLETLKGHRSVGGMRASLYNAMPIEGVESLVTFMEEFEHKYK
- a CDS encoding phosphoglycerate dehydrogenase, producing MGTVTVNQVNTIKTFNNIAQRGLDVFDKVNYTIDNESQSPDAIVARSYNMHNMKFDKNLKAIARAGAGVNNIPVEDCTERGVVVFNTPGANANAVKEIVLTSLMALSRNLFSGVSWAKTLKGKGEEIPSLVETGKKQFIGQEIKGKTLGVIGLGAVGSLVANDALDLDMDVIGFDPFISVNTAWNLSRNVQRAMSMQELFAYSDYITVHVPLTKDTKDMFNEETFNTMKQGVNILNFSRGGLVNEEDMAAALESGKVGKYVTDFPNENILEMKNAIPLPHLGASTKESEENCAIMAARQVQDFLDTGNIKNSVNFPNASLPYTGKRRVTAYHQNVPNMVGQITSALSNYNLNIADMVNRSREGYAYTMIDIDNEVNGDVLPELADNIEGIEGMVSVRII
- a CDS encoding GMC family oxidoreductase N-terminal domain-containing protein, encoding MQKQDVIVIGAGGGGAVIAKELGEQGLHVLILEAGPWYGNKMWPHPNTEAGGVSSRCPNDLDVGLFKENYNRLENNMNNQITGKLRWGPANREHPPWNRSYQQRGFVWQNSGVGGTTQHYLANSPRAFPASIDSEWPLTYHELVPYYEKVEAELPVEFAPTTSKEELFYFGARKAGWDLLATLNVEAPGFRPQPNAILPPNANFLNPAYSEEQLSWMEGCTLAGHCINGCPIGPSVDKIAKRSTNVSYVPLALKTGNVEILPNTFSYNIITEYHPEEGLKAIGVKVRNTWTGVRDELFADCIIVAAGAIETPRLWLNSSLPVNQWVGRGLVNHQMDMVTGIFNEKDLLPILGCSEVNPFVGHTSGARLDHPGLGSIQTIGTSPGLMASFTYALGKSGATQSEQYGIQKGRVMGKELIELMGDYKSSLNILICTDDEVDIRNGVSVLTETPDENGPIPSIRYTPTTNTLRKKRKLVKIAADILLQARARKVIHSDWPDGMMIHIMSTMRMGYVVDQNCESFQVNRLFIADNSVLNNGLGSANPTLTTQAIAVRTAEQIYKKYF
- a CDS encoding DinB family protein; the protein is MNVLIEQYNWIRCTREKLFHYCETITPEDYTCELDQFGWGSIRNLHVHVAECYQSWLGNFGLEKGLSLATPDLVSNVGEMRRIFEKVDRLVIEFLEKFEGQWNLGISGSVPWHDEEEELTPLWLYTHAATHEFHHKGQIVAMSRQLGYTPDDTDLIEP
- a CDS encoding AraC family transcriptional regulator, whose product is MDSVKSMNEAIDYIEEHLLDTIDLKETARRAFCSEYHFSRMFSFLAGVSLSEYIRRRRLTLAAFELKNSSGKVIDIALKYGYNSPDSFARAFYNVHGLTPSEARKNGHSLKAYPRMTFQLAIQGGEEMNYRIEEKQPFRIVGTKKRVPIIFQGENPEIAAMWKTLNEETIRKLKDLSNVEPEGLIQASTNFSEGRMEEKGELDHYIGSATTKEAPENFDQLEVPATTWAVFEAVGPFPETLQNVWGRIYSEWFPSSTYEQTEGPEMLWNEHMDVKSSTFTSEIWIPVVKKV